The Hymenobacter oligotrophus genome has a window encoding:
- a CDS encoding tol-pal system protein YbgF has translation MSFHLRFILSLLVALGLRLALPSLAAAQKADTTKRNAPIRNIQLENVDVAPGAVDTKGWLLLDKDIQLELDGAVRNLYNFKYDKAEKQFRSLRRRYPNHPMPYFLLGLSQWWKIMPTNIQTTLHDRPFFAYMDTAIVKAEKLYEQDNRNYEACFFLAASYGFDARLNAERANWRKATVSSKRSLKYLELSKEANGLSPEFLFGQALFNYYAVWIPDNYPLLKPVLLLFPKGNKQLGLQQLRNVADNGVYVGPEAKVFLMRILNNEENNPTAAMPIARSLASNYPDNGYFQRFYALLCFNEGEFRECERVSREILDKINRGFPGYEGISGRYATYFLGWLMQNKYKDINKAKEYYQRCIVFAESTNETSGGFYLYANLNLARIADKAKEVKAALRYYAVVRDKADRKSEQYREAKAYLKKYKKG, from the coding sequence ATGAGTTTTCATCTGCGTTTTATCCTGTCGCTGCTCGTGGCACTTGGCTTGCGGCTGGCCTTGCCTAGCTTGGCAGCCGCCCAAAAGGCCGACACGACGAAGCGCAACGCGCCCATTCGCAACATTCAGCTCGAAAACGTTGATGTGGCTCCTGGTGCTGTGGATACTAAGGGCTGGTTGCTGCTCGACAAAGACATTCAGTTGGAGCTCGACGGGGCCGTGCGCAACCTCTACAACTTCAAGTACGACAAGGCCGAAAAGCAATTTCGTTCGCTGCGCCGCCGCTACCCCAACCACCCCATGCCCTACTTCCTCCTCGGCCTCAGCCAGTGGTGGAAGATCATGCCCACTAACATCCAGACTACGCTTCACGACCGGCCGTTTTTCGCCTACATGGACACGGCCATCGTGAAGGCCGAAAAACTTTACGAGCAGGACAACCGCAATTACGAGGCTTGCTTTTTCCTGGCGGCCTCTTACGGATTCGATGCCCGCCTGAACGCCGAGCGCGCCAACTGGCGCAAGGCCACGGTATCCAGTAAACGCTCCTTGAAGTATCTCGAACTAAGCAAGGAAGCCAACGGCCTGAGCCCTGAGTTTCTATTCGGTCAGGCCTTGTTTAACTATTACGCCGTCTGGATTCCGGATAATTACCCGCTGCTCAAACCCGTGCTGCTGCTTTTTCCGAAAGGCAACAAGCAGCTGGGCCTGCAACAGCTCCGCAACGTGGCCGACAACGGCGTGTACGTGGGCCCGGAGGCCAAAGTGTTTCTGATGCGCATCCTCAACAACGAGGAGAACAACCCCACGGCCGCCATGCCGATTGCGCGCTCGTTGGCCTCCAATTACCCTGACAACGGGTATTTTCAGCGCTTCTACGCCTTGCTGTGCTTCAACGAAGGCGAGTTCAGGGAATGCGAACGAGTTAGCCGCGAAATCCTCGACAAAATCAATCGGGGGTTTCCGGGGTATGAGGGCATCAGCGGCCGCTATGCCACCTACTTCCTAGGTTGGCTGATGCAGAACAAGTACAAGGACATCAACAAGGCCAAAGAGTACTACCAACGCTGCATCGTATTTGCCGAAAGCACCAACGAAACCAGCGGCGGATTTTACCTCTACGCCAACCTTAACCTTGCCCGCATCGCCGATAAGGCAAAGGAAGTAAAAGCGGCCCTGCGGTACTACGCCGTAGTTCGCGACAAAGCCGACCGCAAAAGCGAGCAGTACCGCGAGGCCAAGGCTTACCTGAAGAAGTACAAGAAGGGCTGA
- a CDS encoding glycosyltransferase, translating into MESFVSDSTWAILYKPGHTVAKVLGILGGFWRRIVALFTQVPQADFVFIHREASPIGPPVFEWLIAKVLGKRVVYDFDDAIWIPNTSEANKIVAGIKWHHKVGSICRWAYKVSCGNAYLRDYARQFNANAIVNPTTIDTENLHNQIKVQGERTADGRVVIGWTGTHSTLKYLDQVVPVLQRLEQRPELNFEFRVISNQPPQLPLRSLVFQPWQKDTEIADLLGFHLGLMPLEDDLWAKGKCAFKALQYMALGMPALVSPVGMNTEVVQNDENGYVCTTPQEWEAALLQVLQDDNLRTNLGKNARRTIEERYSVMANRPNFLALFS; encoded by the coding sequence TTGGAATCCTTTGTTTCGGATAGCACGTGGGCCATCCTGTACAAGCCGGGGCACACCGTGGCGAAGGTGCTAGGTATCCTGGGCGGGTTTTGGAGGCGCATTGTTGCGTTATTTACGCAGGTGCCCCAAGCAGATTTCGTATTTATTCACCGCGAGGCTTCGCCCATCGGGCCACCGGTTTTTGAGTGGCTGATTGCGAAAGTACTAGGCAAGCGTGTTGTCTACGACTTTGACGATGCCATCTGGATTCCGAATACCTCCGAGGCCAACAAGATTGTAGCCGGAATAAAGTGGCACCACAAGGTTGGCAGCATTTGCCGCTGGGCTTACAAGGTGAGCTGTGGCAATGCTTATCTCCGCGATTATGCCCGGCAGTTCAACGCCAACGCTATCGTCAATCCTACCACCATCGACACCGAAAACCTGCACAATCAAATAAAGGTGCAAGGCGAACGTACTGCCGATGGCCGGGTGGTGATAGGGTGGACGGGCACCCACTCCACATTGAAGTACCTTGACCAAGTAGTGCCGGTGCTACAGCGGTTGGAGCAGCGGCCGGAACTGAATTTTGAGTTTCGGGTAATCTCCAACCAGCCGCCTCAGTTGCCTTTGCGCAGTTTGGTTTTTCAACCCTGGCAGAAGGATACTGAAATTGCAGACCTGCTTGGTTTTCACCTAGGGCTTATGCCCTTGGAAGACGATTTGTGGGCAAAAGGCAAATGTGCCTTCAAAGCTCTGCAGTACATGGCCCTAGGTATGCCAGCCCTAGTCTCGCCGGTTGGCATGAACACCGAAGTGGTGCAAAACGACGAAAATGGGTACGTATGCACCACCCCGCAGGAATGGGAAGCCGCTCTGTTGCAGGTGTTGCAAGATGACAACCTGCGAACCAACCTAGGCAAGAACGCCCGGCGCACTATTGAAGAGCGTTATTCGGTAATGGCCAACCGCCCCAATTTCCTGGCCTTGTTTAGCTGA
- a CDS encoding glycosyltransferase family 2 protein has product MTNEQERPFISVVSPVYQAAAVLPELVERLVAELHRISSEFEIILVDDGSTDASWACIAELATAEQRIRGLRLSRNFGQHHAITAGLDIARGTWVVVLDCDLQDRPEEISALYLKAQDGYDVVLAARQHRQDGWMKRISSRWFYGALSYLSGVKQNPDVANFGIYHHRVIATVQQLRESIRYFPTMVRWAGFRQCTLPVQHLESKRPTTYNIGRRLRLATDIMLAYSDKPLRLTVYTGLLISALAFMLGTVTLIRFALGQITVPGYASLFILMSFFSGLIILVLGIVGLYVGKTFEGVRNRPLYVVAAITPRNPHEADAHTL; this is encoded by the coding sequence ATGACAAATGAACAAGAACGTCCTTTCATCTCGGTTGTCAGCCCGGTATACCAAGCCGCTGCTGTCCTACCCGAGTTGGTAGAGCGCCTTGTAGCGGAGCTGCATCGTATTTCAAGCGAATTCGAAATCATTCTCGTGGATGATGGTAGCACCGATGCGAGTTGGGCCTGCATTGCCGAGTTGGCAACCGCAGAGCAGCGCATCCGGGGCTTGCGCCTCAGCAGGAACTTCGGTCAGCATCATGCCATTACGGCTGGACTGGACATAGCCCGGGGCACGTGGGTTGTTGTACTGGACTGTGACCTGCAAGACCGACCGGAGGAAATATCTGCGCTGTACCTAAAAGCCCAAGACGGCTACGACGTGGTACTAGCCGCGCGCCAGCACCGGCAAGATGGCTGGATGAAACGCATCAGCTCGCGCTGGTTCTACGGCGCGTTATCTTATCTAAGCGGCGTAAAACAAAACCCGGACGTTGCCAATTTTGGCATCTATCATCACCGCGTTATCGCCACGGTGCAGCAATTGCGCGAGAGTATTCGCTACTTCCCCACAATGGTGCGTTGGGCTGGCTTTCGCCAATGCACGTTGCCCGTGCAGCATCTGGAAAGCAAGCGTCCCACTACGTACAATATAGGCCGTAGGCTGCGCCTGGCTACCGACATCATGCTTGCGTACTCCGATAAACCGCTGCGTCTCACGGTTTATACCGGTTTACTGATTTCGGCTTTGGCGTTTATGCTCGGCACCGTCACGTTGATTCGGTTTGCCCTAGGTCAGATTACCGTACCCGGCTATGCCAGCTTGTTTATCCTGATGAGTTTCTTTTCAGGGTTAATCATCCTGGTGCTTGGCATCGTAGGCCTTTACGTGGGTAAAACTTTCGAAGGCGTGCGCAACCGGCCGCTGTATGTTGTAGCTGCCATCACCCCGCGTAATCCGCATGAAGCCGACGCACATACCCTTTAA
- the rffA gene encoding dTDP-4-amino-4,6-dideoxygalactose transaminase: MKPTHIPFNKPYLSGHELLYIQEAIQAGHLSGNGQFTKRCQHYFEQNYHIHKALLTTSATAALEMAALLLRLQPGDEVIIPSFTFTSTANAFVLRGARIVFADSSPEHPNIDVSQLESLITPRTRAIVPVHYAGVSCDMGAIVSLAERFNLAVIEDAAQAIESFYQGRPLGSLGQLAAFSFHETKNLIAGEGGLLAINNLEFAPRAEIIWEKGTNRAAFFRGEAAKYQWVDVGSSFLPSELNAAYLWAQLEQKQRILEQRRQQWQRYYKAFEEIAARGFVELPYIPSYAQPNWHIFYLVCRNLQERQQLIQHLAEQNILAVFHYQTLHGSPFYQPHHDGRILPNAHKYATRLVRLPLYFELSEDDQLRVIGVVLDYFTRLRKTSS, translated from the coding sequence ATGAAGCCGACGCACATACCCTTTAACAAACCTTATCTGTCGGGCCACGAGCTTCTGTACATTCAAGAGGCCATACAGGCAGGGCATTTATCCGGGAATGGGCAGTTCACTAAACGTTGTCAGCACTACTTCGAGCAAAACTACCACATCCACAAAGCGCTGCTGACCACCAGCGCCACGGCAGCCCTGGAAATGGCAGCCCTGCTCCTACGCTTGCAGCCGGGCGACGAGGTCATCATTCCGTCGTTCACGTTTACCTCCACGGCAAACGCATTTGTGCTGCGGGGTGCCCGCATCGTATTTGCCGACAGTTCACCTGAGCATCCCAACATTGATGTTTCGCAGCTCGAATCGTTGATCACGCCACGCACCCGGGCCATTGTGCCCGTTCATTACGCCGGCGTATCCTGCGACATGGGAGCCATTGTCAGTTTGGCCGAGCGCTTCAATTTGGCAGTAATTGAGGATGCCGCTCAGGCAATCGAGAGTTTTTACCAAGGAAGGCCCCTCGGTAGCCTAGGGCAGTTGGCCGCCTTCTCCTTTCACGAAACGAAAAATCTGATTGCCGGCGAAGGTGGACTGCTGGCAATCAACAACCTTGAATTTGCACCTAGGGCCGAAATCATTTGGGAAAAGGGCACTAATCGAGCAGCCTTTTTCCGAGGCGAAGCTGCTAAGTATCAGTGGGTCGACGTAGGATCGTCGTTTTTACCCTCCGAACTCAACGCTGCCTACCTATGGGCACAACTAGAGCAAAAGCAGCGTATCCTCGAGCAAAGACGCCAGCAGTGGCAACGCTACTACAAAGCCTTCGAAGAAATTGCTGCAAGAGGTTTTGTCGAGCTGCCATACATCCCAAGCTATGCCCAGCCTAACTGGCACATCTTCTACCTAGTGTGCCGCAACCTTCAGGAGCGCCAACAATTAATACAGCACCTAGCAGAACAGAATATCTTGGCTGTCTTCCATTACCAGACGCTACACGGCAGCCCGTTCTACCAACCTCATCACGACGGCCGCATCCTTCCCAACGCACACAAGTATGCTACACGCTTGGTTCGGCTGCCCCTGTACTTTGAGCTTTCGGAAGATGATCAATTGCGCGTAATTGGAGTAGTGCTCGACTACTTCACGCGCTTGCGCAAAACCTCGTCGTAA
- a CDS encoding glycosyltransferase family 4 protein, whose amino-acid sequence MRSATDRLRPRFEFVYVLPSGSKGVALLEAAGYKVYQVPFVEISKRVRNLVLYPFMLLLNGWRLARIARREEASALHMNDFYNLTGVVARALTALPLITHVRFLPQTQVQPLARTWRWLAEHVAQRVVCVSQAVYGYFSPLPRVRVIADPIPEQEKYPPANLAPRADGTVRMLYLSNYIPGKGQNFALEAFKAAYAQDSRLRLRFMGGDMGLEKNRDFKAQLAAAVADAGLGEVVTFGGFEADVEAVIKQADIVLNFSESESFSLTCLDALFFGTPLIASDCGGPAELFEHGRSGFLVPNRDVPAMASAMLRLAADLPLRQQFAEAGRAFVRNKFSPEATYLRLGELYDEVLRKRVK is encoded by the coding sequence ATGCGGAGCGCTACAGACCGTTTGCGGCCGCGCTTTGAGTTTGTGTACGTTCTGCCCAGTGGCAGCAAGGGCGTTGCTTTGCTTGAGGCCGCAGGCTACAAAGTGTACCAAGTGCCTTTCGTTGAGATAAGCAAGCGGGTGCGCAACTTAGTGCTGTATCCGTTTATGTTGCTGCTGAACGGCTGGCGCTTGGCGCGAATTGCCCGCCGCGAAGAGGCCAGTGCGCTGCACATGAATGACTTCTATAACCTCACGGGCGTGGTCGCGCGGGCTTTAACGGCGCTACCGTTGATTACGCACGTGCGCTTTTTGCCGCAAACGCAAGTGCAGCCTTTGGCGCGTACCTGGCGTTGGCTGGCCGAGCATGTAGCACAGCGGGTTGTGTGTGTATCGCAGGCTGTTTACGGATATTTTAGTCCGTTGCCGCGCGTGCGGGTAATTGCCGACCCAATACCTGAACAGGAGAAATACCCGCCCGCCAACTTAGCACCTAGGGCCGATGGCACTGTGCGGATGCTGTACCTAAGCAATTACATACCCGGGAAAGGCCAGAACTTTGCCCTAGAAGCATTCAAGGCTGCTTATGCTCAAGACTCAAGGCTGCGGCTCCGCTTTATGGGAGGCGATATGGGCCTGGAAAAGAACCGCGATTTTAAAGCGCAGCTTGCAGCCGCTGTGGCAGATGCCGGATTAGGCGAAGTGGTAACGTTTGGAGGCTTTGAGGCCGATGTGGAAGCCGTAATCAAGCAAGCCGACATCGTGCTCAACTTCTCAGAGTCAGAGTCCTTTTCCCTTACTTGCCTGGATGCGCTGTTTTTCGGCACTCCACTAATTGCCTCTGACTGCGGCGGACCGGCGGAGCTATTTGAGCACGGGCGTTCTGGGTTTTTAGTACCCAACCGCGATGTACCTGCAATGGCTAGTGCCATGCTTCGTCTCGCTGCCGACCTGCCCCTGCGGCAGCAATTTGCCGAAGCCGGACGGGCTTTTGTGAGGAATAAGTTTAGCCCTGAAGCGACGTATTTGCGTTTGGGCGAGCTTTACGACGAGGTTTTGCGCAAGCGCGTGAAGTAG
- a CDS encoding glycosyltransferase has product MAATSSKPRILLLIPNLGLGGAQRVFRDQAQALAEPFEVTECVFNLDQAHDYHTTNQLVSLDVAGGGSSVQKLRNFAARCSKLRDIKRRQRIAVSISHLEGADYANVLSGAGEKRILCIHGSKMHDQNIRGIVGWIRRYVLIPLLYRRANHIVTVSRGIREELVQQLGLPRAKVSVINNFFDVEGVQERAQEPLQEPYARMLDAFPVLVTAGRFAPEKNLLPLLEIFAQLRQKVARCKLLLVGHGEMYDALLARSTELGLRTHVPEQAPEEAFEADVLFAGFQTNPYKFVARSSVFVLPSRNEGFPMAMGEAMICGTVVAAADCPTGPREILAPDSDVPVGSIRMAEWTNTGVLLPLLNQPESVSDDQKVWVETLAELLNNSDKRTQLAVAAQHRMQDFTRDRIFDQWKSLLRTLLT; this is encoded by the coding sequence TTGGCTGCAACGTCGTCCAAACCCCGGATTTTACTGCTCATTCCCAACCTGGGTCTGGGAGGAGCGCAACGCGTGTTTCGCGACCAAGCGCAAGCCTTGGCTGAGCCGTTTGAGGTAACCGAATGCGTGTTCAACCTTGACCAAGCTCACGATTACCATACCACCAACCAATTAGTGAGCTTGGACGTAGCTGGCGGGGGAAGTAGCGTTCAAAAGTTGCGCAACTTCGCGGCCCGTTGTAGCAAACTGCGCGATATCAAGCGCCGCCAGCGGATAGCCGTTTCCATCAGCCACCTAGAAGGGGCAGATTACGCCAACGTGCTTAGTGGCGCGGGTGAGAAGCGTATTTTGTGCATCCATGGGTCCAAAATGCACGATCAAAACATCCGCGGGATTGTAGGGTGGATACGTCGTTATGTGCTGATTCCGCTTTTGTATCGTAGAGCTAACCACATCGTAACCGTCAGCCGGGGCATACGCGAGGAGCTGGTGCAACAATTGGGGCTGCCTAGGGCCAAGGTAAGCGTCATTAATAATTTCTTTGATGTGGAGGGCGTGCAGGAGCGCGCACAAGAACCGCTGCAAGAGCCCTACGCACGGATGCTGGATGCTTTTCCTGTGCTGGTTACTGCAGGCAGGTTTGCTCCTGAGAAGAATCTGCTTCCGCTGCTCGAGATTTTTGCGCAGCTGCGCCAGAAAGTTGCCCGCTGTAAATTATTGCTTGTAGGGCATGGGGAAATGTACGATGCCTTACTGGCTCGCAGTACCGAGTTGGGGTTGCGAACCCACGTGCCCGAGCAAGCTCCGGAGGAAGCCTTTGAGGCAGATGTATTATTTGCTGGTTTTCAAACCAACCCATACAAGTTCGTAGCGCGCTCAAGCGTGTTTGTACTTCCATCGCGCAACGAAGGCTTTCCGATGGCTATGGGGGAGGCCATGATATGCGGTACCGTGGTGGCCGCCGCCGATTGCCCCACCGGTCCACGCGAAATCCTTGCTCCTGATTCAGATGTGCCAGTAGGAAGCATCCGGATGGCAGAGTGGACCAATACCGGAGTATTGTTGCCGTTGCTTAACCAACCCGAATCCGTATCAGACGACCAAAAAGTTTGGGTAGAGACATTAGCAGAGCTGCTAAACAATTCCGATAAGCGCACGCAATTGGCTGTGGCTGCTCAACACCGCATGCAGGATTTTACGCGCGACCGTATTTTTGATCAATGGAAGAGCTTGTTGCGAACGCTGCTCACTTAG
- a CDS encoding glycosyltransferase family 2 protein, which yields MSPFFSIVVPCYNRADILPKVVQAILRQDYQDFELILVDDGSRDTTLAVMHELAATDPRIRPFGKTNGERGAARNFGARQAGGQYINFFDSDDEMYPNHLRVVKDYLDANGPVELVHTGYEILDEHDRLVQEVCDFRASTNEALIHNNFLACNTVFVRRDVALNNPFVEDRALASAEDWELWLRLASKYRFHSIPAKTFCLREHEGRSLNTIAPDAVKARDELFAQLMRNNPAFRQRYPQHVQYFVANRYTFITLILALAKNRKKETLRYLWKALQADPTVLWRRRFLASVKHLL from the coding sequence ATGAGCCCATTTTTTTCTATTGTAGTCCCGTGCTACAACCGCGCCGACATTCTTCCGAAAGTTGTGCAGGCCATCCTGCGCCAAGATTACCAGGACTTTGAATTAATTCTGGTCGACGACGGTAGCCGCGATACTACACTGGCGGTTATGCACGAGCTTGCTGCCACCGATCCTCGAATCCGTCCGTTTGGTAAAACCAACGGCGAGAGAGGTGCAGCCCGTAACTTTGGTGCCCGGCAGGCAGGGGGGCAGTACATCAATTTCTTCGACTCGGACGACGAAATGTATCCCAACCACCTACGGGTAGTTAAAGATTATCTGGATGCAAACGGACCGGTAGAGCTTGTGCATACGGGCTACGAAATTCTTGACGAGCACGACCGGTTGGTGCAGGAAGTATGCGATTTCAGGGCGAGTACCAATGAGGCGCTAATTCACAACAATTTTCTGGCGTGCAACACCGTGTTCGTGCGACGAGACGTGGCATTGAACAATCCGTTTGTGGAGGACCGAGCCTTGGCATCGGCCGAAGATTGGGAGCTGTGGCTTCGTTTGGCTAGCAAGTACCGCTTCCACAGCATTCCGGCCAAAACATTTTGTTTGCGCGAGCACGAAGGCCGTAGTCTCAATACCATAGCACCGGATGCGGTAAAGGCGCGCGATGAATTGTTTGCGCAGCTGATGCGTAACAATCCGGCGTTTCGCCAACGCTACCCCCAGCACGTGCAGTACTTTGTTGCCAATCGTTACACGTTCATCACGTTGATTTTGGCATTGGCCAAAAATCGGAAGAAAGAAACCTTGCGCTATTTGTGGAAGGCCCTTCAGGCTGATCCCACCGTGCTATGGCGTCGTCGTTTCCTCGCTTCCGTCAAACACTTGCTTTAG
- a CDS encoding glycosyltransferase family 2 protein — MVQVSVIIINYNTFKLTSEAIESIQRYTQGVTHEIILVDNASSECDPGLFTQRFPTIKLVRNPDNSGFAKGNNLGIQHATGETILLFNSDAACLNDALSLTYRALQAEPKVGVVTGRLEFPDGKLQYQCGRFPSAGLQLLELLRVQKLLSPARRGEILQGGFFAHDKPLYPDWVWGTYFHFKREVLTKLPGQKLPDDFFMYAEDLQWSYAIRKLGYDIKYVPEAHILHHFSQSTRKEKKLNQLGMILRNEDAFMRQAYGWWGAKSYYLVKMLNLLTARGGAETNRHLARQYSRLLLGRPL; from the coding sequence ATGGTTCAAGTTTCTGTTATAATCATCAACTACAATACTTTTAAGCTTACCAGCGAAGCTATTGAATCCATTCAACGCTATACACAAGGAGTTACTCACGAAATTATCTTAGTAGATAATGCATCATCAGAATGCGATCCAGGCTTGTTTACCCAACGCTTCCCAACGATCAAACTCGTTCGTAACCCCGACAATTCGGGCTTTGCAAAAGGTAACAACCTAGGTATTCAGCACGCAACGGGTGAAACCATCTTGCTGTTCAACAGCGACGCGGCCTGTTTAAACGACGCCCTGAGCTTAACCTATCGGGCATTGCAAGCCGAGCCCAAAGTAGGCGTGGTCACTGGGCGGCTCGAGTTCCCGGACGGCAAGTTGCAGTACCAATGCGGCCGCTTTCCGTCGGCGGGGTTGCAGTTACTGGAGTTGCTGCGCGTTCAAAAATTACTAAGCCCCGCCCGACGAGGCGAAATCCTGCAGGGTGGATTTTTCGCTCACGACAAGCCGCTTTACCCCGATTGGGTATGGGGCACATATTTTCACTTTAAACGTGAAGTACTGACTAAGTTGCCGGGGCAAAAATTGCCCGACGACTTCTTTATGTATGCCGAAGATCTGCAATGGAGTTATGCCATTCGCAAGCTTGGCTACGATATTAAGTACGTGCCCGAAGCACATATTCTGCACCATTTCTCGCAGAGCACCCGCAAGGAAAAAAAGCTGAATCAGCTGGGTATGATTCTGCGGAACGAAGATGCATTTATGCGTCAAGCGTACGGTTGGTGGGGTGCCAAATCGTATTACTTAGTGAAGATGCTGAACCTGCTAACCGCACGAGGCGGTGCCGAAACCAACCGGCACTTGGCCCGCCAATACAGCCGTTTATTGCTAGGTCGCCCGTTGTAG
- a CDS encoding glycosyltransferase family 4 protein produces MRNQGPMRILVSTLCLEKAGSHVLALSLASAMAAQGHHVFLYNQGEQLVDAGMVEQYLSPRVQVVAMDRFPLINKICWKINALVKKLGVNWSFHEWCKTLLLFYTIWHHRIDIVHGHEVLVEKSRLVKLRQWSSVPIAVTDHGGYSMLIKMGDWSFVPYANMGQSIVAVSEYSARLLRGEVAEENPSELRQLGAHILATDYQAEFNSLNASRTNTRLPLTTPITTIYNGVASTAGTLPTQAIDRSTFSIQNESLVFGMIGRGTEQKGWRYAYAAYQHLKQLLPDQPFTLLCMGDGPVIQELRQQTSADQSDIVFLGNVDNPHQYMPLCDVGLMPSCFSEGLPLSIIEFFEHQVPVIASSLGGIPELIEPIDLAPGGLLVPIEPNGTPNMKALVHAMHAYAINKDLRDEHARNSARIRARFNMEQCATAYEKLFRELTS; encoded by the coding sequence ATGCGTAATCAGGGGCCGATGAGAATCCTCGTATCGACCCTGTGCTTAGAAAAAGCCGGGTCGCACGTACTGGCGCTATCCCTGGCTTCTGCTATGGCTGCGCAAGGGCACCATGTGTTTCTTTACAACCAAGGCGAACAACTAGTGGATGCTGGCATGGTGGAGCAATATTTAAGCCCCCGGGTGCAGGTTGTAGCCATGGACAGATTTCCGCTTATCAATAAGATATGCTGGAAGATAAACGCTTTGGTGAAGAAGCTCGGGGTAAATTGGTCTTTCCACGAATGGTGTAAGACCCTGCTGCTCTTCTACACAATCTGGCATCATCGCATCGATATTGTGCATGGGCATGAGGTGTTGGTCGAAAAGTCTCGGCTGGTGAAGCTAAGGCAATGGTCGTCGGTGCCCATCGCAGTGACGGATCACGGAGGATACTCCATGCTAATTAAGATGGGCGACTGGTCCTTTGTGCCCTACGCCAACATGGGACAAAGCATAGTAGCAGTATCTGAGTATTCGGCGCGGCTATTACGCGGCGAGGTTGCAGAAGAAAACCCATCAGAGCTGCGTCAGTTGGGAGCTCATATCTTAGCTACTGACTATCAAGCCGAATTCAATAGCTTGAACGCATCGCGAACAAATACGCGCTTACCGCTTACTACTCCCATCACTACCATTTACAACGGAGTCGCAAGTACAGCTGGTACGCTTCCTACTCAAGCAATAGATCGTTCTACCTTCAGCATTCAAAACGAAAGTTTGGTTTTTGGAATGATTGGGCGCGGTACCGAACAAAAAGGGTGGCGCTATGCCTACGCCGCTTACCAGCATCTGAAGCAATTACTGCCCGATCAACCATTTACGCTGCTGTGCATGGGCGATGGGCCCGTGATACAAGAATTGCGTCAACAAACGTCTGCCGATCAGTCGGACATTGTATTTCTAGGCAATGTTGACAACCCACACCAGTACATGCCTCTTTGCGACGTTGGGTTAATGCCATCGTGCTTTTCGGAAGGGTTACCCCTTTCCATTATTGAATTTTTTGAACATCAGGTGCCTGTAATTGCAAGCTCTTTAGGAGGAATTCCTGAACTTATTGAGCCTATCGACCTAGCACCCGGTGGGTTGCTGGTACCGATAGAGCCTAATGGCACACCTAACATGAAGGCATTGGTGCACGCTATGCATGCCTACGCGATCAACAAAGACCTTCGGGATGAACACGCTCGTAATTCCGCTCGTATCCGTGCGCGCTTCAACATGGAGCAGTGCGCAACAGCATACGAAAAACTTTTTCGCGAACTGACTTCGTAG